The following coding sequences are from one Paenibacillus sp. FSL R5-0912 window:
- a CDS encoding TraX family protein: MQIIAMLTMLIDHIGYIFFPGELAWRYVGRIAFPIYCYALVQGHIHTSSRPRYLRRLLMIALLAQIPYNLALDPGGWNVVFTLLLSAAVLTLLDKLPKLWYGVPVVIVAVLLMDLLPLDYNAYGLLLVLIFRYTRSYWLVLAHFALNGFYLFYYNWLVQMASIVPTLLIALTPGFWILLERRRLPRWVWWSFYPAHLAVLALVKILFFQDWVSIEWRSLFTF, from the coding sequence ATGCAGATTATTGCCATGCTGACCATGCTGATTGACCACATCGGCTATATTTTTTTTCCGGGCGAGCTGGCCTGGAGATATGTGGGGCGAATTGCTTTTCCAATTTACTGCTACGCGCTGGTGCAAGGGCATATACATACTTCATCGAGACCCCGCTACCTGCGGCGGCTGCTGATGATCGCCCTGCTTGCCCAGATTCCGTACAATTTGGCGCTGGACCCCGGTGGATGGAATGTGGTGTTCACCCTCCTGCTGTCTGCTGCCGTGCTTACGCTGCTAGATAAGCTGCCGAAGTTGTGGTATGGGGTTCCGGTAGTTATCGTTGCGGTGCTGCTCATGGATCTTCTGCCGCTGGACTATAATGCATACGGGCTGCTTCTGGTGCTGATTTTCCGTTATACCCGCTCGTATTGGCTTGTGCTGGCACATTTTGCGCTGAATGGATTCTATTTGTTCTATTATAATTGGCTGGTGCAGATGGCCAGTATTGTGCCTACCCTTCTCATTGCGCTGACTCCGGGCTTCTGGATATTACTGGAGCGCAGACGGCTGCCACGCTGGGTCTGGTGGTCATTTTATCCCGCACATTTAGCGGTACTTGCGTTGGTAAAGATTCTCTTTTTCCAAGATTGGGTATCTATAGAGTGGCGGAGTTTATTTACCTTTTGA
- the mmsB gene encoding multiple monosaccharide ABC transporter permease, whose translation MGAITELFKKNIRQYGMIIALIFISIFFQIMTDGILLKPLNVTNLILQNSYILVLAIGMVLVIITGHIDLSVGSVAAFIGALSAIMMVDMNMNPVLAVVLSLLMGALVGAWQGFWVAYIKIPAFIVTLAGMLLFRGLTMIVLNGQSIAPFPKTFQKISSGFIPDIFSGSSTNVLTLVIGVVLSVLVIYQEYRSRKITVKYGFEQAPAWISIAKAAALVIVINLFTYVLAQYNGIPNILVILMVLIVIYSFVMNHMTMGRHIYALGGNEKAASLSGVKTKRVTFWVFVNMGVLAALSGLVFAARLNSATPKAGTNFELDAIAACFIGGASASGGIGTVVGAIIGGLVMGVMNNGMSLVGLGVDWQQGIKGLVLLLAVGFDIYNKSKTA comes from the coding sequence ATGGGAGCCATTACTGAACTTTTCAAAAAGAATATCCGCCAATACGGCATGATCATCGCCTTGATCTTTATCTCTATCTTCTTTCAAATTATGACCGACGGCATTCTGCTGAAGCCGCTGAACGTAACCAATCTAATTCTGCAGAACAGCTATATTCTGGTGCTGGCCATCGGAATGGTGCTTGTCATTATTACCGGGCATATCGACTTGTCCGTTGGTTCGGTAGCCGCCTTCATCGGCGCACTGTCCGCCATTATGATGGTGGATATGAACATGAATCCTGTGCTTGCCGTGGTTCTCTCGCTCCTAATGGGAGCACTCGTTGGGGCATGGCAGGGCTTCTGGGTCGCATATATCAAAATCCCGGCGTTTATCGTCACCCTGGCAGGTATGCTGCTGTTCCGGGGCTTAACGATGATCGTGCTGAACGGACAGTCGATAGCGCCTTTTCCTAAGACTTTTCAGAAGATCAGCTCGGGGTTCATCCCCGATATCTTCAGCGGCAGCTCTACGAATGTGCTGACACTGGTCATTGGAGTGGTCCTGTCTGTCTTGGTTATTTATCAGGAATACCGCAGCCGTAAAATTACCGTGAAATACGGTTTTGAACAAGCTCCCGCCTGGATTTCGATTGCCAAGGCAGCGGCGCTGGTGATTGTGATCAACCTGTTCACTTATGTACTGGCTCAATATAACGGGATTCCGAACATTCTAGTGATCCTGATGGTGCTGATCGTTATCTATTCATTCGTGATGAACCATATGACGATGGGCCGGCATATCTATGCACTGGGCGGCAATGAGAAGGCTGCGAGCCTCTCCGGCGTCAAAACCAAACGGGTTACCTTCTGGGTATTCGTCAACATGGGCGTACTCGCTGCACTGTCCGGCTTGGTATTCGCTGCACGGCTTAACTCTGCGACACCAAAAGCCGGAACCAACTTCGAGCTGGATGCCATCGCGGCCTGCTTCATCGGTGGAGCCTCCGCTTCCGGCGGGATCGGGACAGTGGTTGGTGCGATCATCGGCGGTCTCGTCATGGGTGTTATGAATAACGGGATGTCGCTCGTCGGCCTCGGCGTAGATTGGCAGCAGGGCATCAAGGGTCTGGTGCTGCTGCTGGCAGTAGGCTTTGATATTTATAATAAGTCGAAGACGGCTTAG
- a CDS encoding DoxX family protein, with protein sequence MNIALWIVQGIAAAGFVYSGWLKAFRYGQAKKSWGWVSDVPKAFVVFIGVAELLGALGLILPYALNSVPVLTPVAAAALAVTVLSGALFHIKRKEYREIGVNIFFIVLALIVAVGRF encoded by the coding sequence ATGAATATTGCATTATGGATTGTACAGGGAATTGCAGCAGCAGGTTTTGTATATTCGGGCTGGCTTAAGGCCTTTCGGTACGGGCAGGCGAAAAAATCCTGGGGATGGGTATCAGATGTTCCCAAGGCATTTGTGGTCTTTATAGGGGTAGCCGAACTATTGGGCGCACTTGGATTGATACTTCCTTATGCGCTGAATAGTGTACCTGTGTTAACGCCGGTTGCCGCAGCAGCCCTTGCAGTGACTGTCCTAAGCGGCGCCCTTTTCCATATCAAACGCAAGGAATACCGGGAGATCGGTGTGAACATCTTCTTCATCGTGTTGGCTCTAATTGTCGCGGTTGGCCGGTTCTGA
- a CDS encoding copper amine oxidase N-terminal domain-containing protein, whose translation MKKMKARTKWLVPFLALLLILAGCQTVGGFDVNKALLGDLDVKSSESSTTLSLSAVPAVGIRAEDQEIVDLINSLSLTLGSVKLQDNGNVSASGIVGYKQSKIPFSFFMDQANIVFTAEGAKQPFYFPIQGYEDTLGIEGLDQTKTLELSKLISQFVVKNLPNPGAITVASVSESVYGQQTSLTKLHTEITGEELPVLLKSFLRSISKDTEGFTALISGLYDYLYPLLEASGEDLNSLGFGEIPLDDKEGVVTVAHDAAKLAVDALLLVYDKQLESLYESTPELKTVLGKDTKLTVDLFVDSGFHVRKQNIDLKVALPASEDLPLQSINVKLVSETWNVNGPVTADPISTTGGIDFSSAELTPGETLRSFEQGSAVYNLLKDDMGITSKSLMIAPDDDYYYPIVDNGTTYVPLRYIAEDLEASVEWDAANRAINVTDDVYGDLLVFKIGSAQAQIAGATVKLPQPVFVDEYGDAYVPLRVLAQGLHASVEVDEDGYIWIDRP comes from the coding sequence ATGAAGAAAATGAAAGCAAGAACTAAATGGCTGGTGCCGTTTCTTGCACTGCTGCTGATCCTGGCAGGCTGCCAAACCGTCGGCGGATTTGATGTCAACAAGGCATTGCTTGGGGATCTCGATGTGAAATCCTCAGAATCAAGTACGACGCTTAGCTTAAGCGCTGTTCCTGCAGTAGGCATCCGTGCGGAGGATCAGGAGATTGTCGATCTTATTAATTCATTATCCCTTACGCTTGGAAGTGTGAAGCTGCAGGACAACGGCAATGTCTCGGCATCGGGAATTGTAGGGTATAAGCAATCCAAAATTCCGTTCTCCTTCTTCATGGATCAGGCGAATATTGTCTTTACCGCTGAAGGAGCCAAGCAGCCGTTCTACTTCCCGATTCAGGGATATGAAGACACACTCGGCATAGAAGGTCTGGATCAGACGAAGACACTGGAGCTTTCTAAGCTGATCTCCCAGTTCGTGGTGAAGAACCTGCCGAATCCTGGAGCAATTACGGTTGCCTCAGTATCGGAATCTGTATATGGCCAGCAGACGAGCTTAACGAAGCTACATACGGAAATTACCGGTGAAGAGCTTCCAGTGCTGCTGAAGAGCTTCCTGAGATCGATCTCCAAAGACACTGAAGGCTTCACTGCCCTGATCAGCGGCCTCTATGATTATCTGTATCCGCTTCTGGAGGCTTCAGGTGAAGATCTGAATAGTCTTGGCTTCGGAGAGATCCCACTGGATGACAAAGAAGGCGTAGTCACTGTAGCGCATGATGCTGCCAAGCTGGCAGTGGATGCTCTCCTGCTGGTCTACGACAAGCAGCTTGAGAGTCTCTATGAGAGCACACCTGAACTGAAGACTGTTCTTGGCAAAGATACGAAGCTGACCGTGGACCTGTTCGTGGATAGCGGTTTCCATGTCCGTAAACAGAACATTGATCTCAAGGTTGCTCTTCCGGCCAGTGAAGATCTGCCGCTGCAGAGTATCAATGTGAAGCTGGTTTCAGAGACCTGGAACGTGAATGGCCCTGTAACTGCTGATCCGATCAGCACAACCGGCGGCATTGATTTCTCCTCAGCGGAGCTTACTCCGGGTGAGACATTGAGAAGCTTTGAACAAGGCTCTGCGGTCTATAACCTGCTCAAGGATGATATGGGAATTACGTCCAAGAGCCTGATGATCGCACCGGATGATGATTACTATTATCCTATCGTGGACAATGGCACAACCTATGTTCCGCTGCGCTATATTGCAGAGGACCTGGAAGCTTCTGTTGAGTGGGATGCGGCTAATCGCGCGATTAATGTAACCGATGATGTCTACGGCGATCTGCTGGTATTCAAAATCGGCTCCGCACAGGCACAGATTGCCGGCGCTACCGTGAAGCTTCCACAGCCTGTATTCGTGGATGAATACGGAGATGCTTATGTGCCGCTGCGCGTTCTGGCACAAGGTCTACATGCTTCCGTTGAAGTGGATGAAGACGGATATATCTGGATTGACCGTCCGTAA